CTCGCCGGTGCAACCCAAGCCCAGCGTATCGAGCTCGCGCTCCGCATCGGCGTGGGCGCTCAGATGTCGCGGCTGTCCGGCGTCGGCCTGACGCCTGCCCATCCGTCCGCGTTCTGGACGCTGCGCAGCGATGCGGACTTCTATCGCCCGCGGGACGACCTTCCTCCCGCACCCGCCGCGGACCTGCCGCGCTTCCCGCTGGCGCCGCTGGCGACACCGGCGCCGCTGGCCTGGCTGCCGCTGGGCGTCGATGCCCTGTTCGGCGCGCCCTTGGCCCCGTTGCCGCAGGCCGCCGGTCCGCTCGAACGGGATGGGCTGTCGCGGTTTGACGCGTCGCTCTTCCTCGACCCCGAACTGGCGGACGACGGTGCTGCCGCCCTGGTCGCCCATGCCGACGACATCCGGCTGATGCGTGCCCAGCCTCGGCCGCTCTTCGGCCTGCATGCCGCGCTGTCCATCGGTGCGGGCGGGCTGTTCAACGAAGCCAGCCTGCTGGCGCTGCCGGATGCGGTCCATCTCGGATGGTCGCCCCGGCGCGACGCCGCGCCCGCACCCTCGACGCCTGTGGCGGCCGCGCAGCCGATCAGTTGGACGCGTCACCGCGGTGCATGCGCGGATCAGGCGGTGCTCGCAGCGGCCGCTGCGTCGCGGGCGGCAAGCGGCACCGTCGCGACAAGCGCACCCCAGCCATCGGCGGAGACCGGCCCGGACTTCGGCACCTTCCTCGATTGCCGAACCCGTCGCCTCAATGCCCCGTGGCTCGACGGCCCCGATGCGCCCGTGCCCCCCGGCTCGTATGGACTGACCTGGAGCGACAGCGAGCCCGGCGCGACCTATGTGCTGCTCGAAGCCCTGGCCGCGGACTTCTCCGATGCGCGAGAGATCTACCGCGGCACGGCGCAGGCCTTCAGCGTGTTGACCGACCGGGAGGGCGTGCTGCGCTACCAGGTGTTCGCCTGGCTCGACGACGAGCGCAGCGAAGGATCGAATCCGGTCACCGTGGTGGTGCGCGGCAACGACTGGGTGCAGCATTCCCCCGCCGTGGCCGAGTCGCTGCATGAAGCCGATTGGCTGACGATCCAGCGCGCCGCCCTGCGCCTGGCACTGGCAGGCGGCGATCTGTTTGTCGCATTGGCCATGCCGAGACATTTCCGCACCGCCCAGGCCCTGCGACATGCCGCACGGCTGCGTGCAGTGCGGCAGGCGCCGGCCGCCGGGGATCCGCAGGCCTTCGGCTTCGACGAGGCCAGGGCGCTGTCCTATGGCGCGCTCTACTTCCCGTGGGTTCAGTCTCAACTGCGCGATGTTGGTGATGCGAACCAGGCGGTGCCGTCGAACGCCAATGGCATGACCGGCGTGCGCGGTGGCCCCTCTGGCCTCGCCGGCAACTCGGCCACCGTCAGCGGTTTGATCGGCGCGAGCGGCGGCGGAGGCCGCATGGCCGCGGGTGAGCTCAGCGCCCGGACGGTGCCTCCGGACGGTGTCGCCCTCGGCGTCATGGCCGCCCGTTCGTCGGAGCGGGGCGCCTGGATCGCGCCGGCCAACCAGGCCCTGCAGGATGTGGTCGCGCTGACCCCGCCGGTGCCGGGCGCGGATCGGCAGGCGCTTCAGGAGGCGCAGGTCAACCTGCTGCGGCTGGATCCGCGAGGCTTCTTTGCGCTCTCGGCCGACACGCTGTCGCTGGACACGGAACTGCGCCCGATCAATGTGCGCCGCCTGCTGACGCTGCTGCGCCGGCTGGCGCTGCGCCGCGGCATGTCCTGGGTGTTCGAGCCCAACGGCCCGGCGCTGCGGCGCTCGGTGCGTCGGGGCTTCGACACGCTGATGAACGACCTGTTCCGCCGCGGTGCCTTCGCCGGGGCCACACCGTCCCAGTCCTTCCGCGTGGTCACCGACGACACCGTCAACACCGCGCAGGACGGCGATGCCGGTCGGCTCATCGTCGAACTGCGGGTCGCACCGGCGCTGCCGATGCGCTTCATCACCGTGCGGCTGGCCCAGAGCGGCGAGCGCCTCAGCGTGGTCGAGGAGCTGTGATGAGCGCCGTTCAGCCGTTCACCGCCTTCAACTTCGCCGTCGAGATCAATCGTGGCGATGAGGCCCGCCCGCTGGTCGGTGCCGCGTTCTCCGAATGCGACGGCCTGGAGATGACGATGGAGATCAAGACCCTGCGTGAGGGCGGCGCCAACGACCGGCAGATCCGCCTCAACGGCCCGGCCTCATTCGGCCAGTTGACCCTCAAGCGCGGCATGACGCCCAACTTCGACCTCTGGCATTGGTTCCAGGACAGCGTCAGCAATCCGCGCTTGCGCGCCGAGGCCGAGGTGGTGCTCTATGCCGCCGATGGCCAGACGGTGTGCGCCAGTTTCCAGCTCTCGCGCTGTGTGCCGATCAAGCTCAAGGCGCCCGCATTGAATGCCCGTGACGGCCAGATCGCCGTCGAGGAATTGCAGGTGGCCTACGAGACCCTGCGCTTCAACGGAGAACACCCATGACCGCACTGACACGGGCCAAGCTCATCGAGCTGGATGCCGGTTTCAAGAAGGAGAAGCCGGGCGGTGTCCGGGTCGAGGTCCAGTTCAATCCCGAGACCCTCAAGCTCACCTTCGCCAACGAGATCAAGCAGCCCGAAGGCGGCGACCAGCAGGCGGGCAACAACGGCCGTCAGTTCGTCGGCGCGGGCACCACCAAGCTGGCCTTGCAGCTCTGGTTCGACGTCACCGCGATGGAGAAGAACGCGGTGGACGACGTGCGCCGGCTCACCACCAAGGTCATCCACTTCATGACGCCGCAGAACGCGGACGAGGATCCCAACAAGAAGGTGCCGCCCGGTGTGCGCTTTCAGTGGGGCACCTTCCTGTTCGACGGCATGGTCGAGAGCCTGGAAGAGTCGCTGGAGTTCTTCTCGCCCGATGGCAAGCCGCTGCGGGCCAGCATCAGCCTCACGCTGTCCCAGCAAAAGATTCTCGAAGCCCAGTTCAAGGGCGCCGGCCGCGTGCCGGTCAGGCCCGGCCACGCGCCACCCGGGCATGCGCCGCTCAAGGCCGCCCTGCAGGGCGATTCGCTGCAGGCCATCGCCGGTCGGCTCAGCAAGGGCGACTGGCAGGGTATTGCGGCCGCCAACGGCATCGAGGATCCGCTGCGCATGGCACCGGGCCAACTGGTGAACCTGCAGGCCTCGGTGGGTGGCGGTTCTACCGGCGGAGCGTCCTTCGGCGCGTCGCTCGGCGCGTCGTTCGGTGGCGGCGCGAGCGTGGGCAACTCGTCCGGCGGCGGTGGCCTGAATGCGTCGCTGGGCGGCGCCAGCGCGACGCTGTCGATCGGCTGAGCGCCGCCACATGGGCCACGGCCTGCCTCTGTTCTCAACCAGGAGCCTGCGATGGGATCCGTCGTCATCAACGATTTCGAAGTCCTGCGGGAGGCGCGTCCGACGCCCTCCGGTTCGGCCGCCAATGACGGCTCCGGCGCCGACTCGGGCACCGAAGCCCCACAACCGCTGCAACCGCAGGACCTGAAGGACGCGCTGCAGACGCTGCACAGCCAGTCGCTGCGCGTCTGGGCGCACTGATCTCACCCCGACCCCAAGGAGCCCGCATGTCCGCAGAGACCCCCGCCGTCCTCGAGATCGCCCGCCCGTCGATCGAGATCGACGGCCAGCGCGATGCCGGCCTGTGCGCCGGGCTGATGACGATGGACCTCATCGAGACCAGTGAGGGACTGGCGCGCGCGGAGCTCACCTTCGGCAACTGGGGTGGGGCGGACAGCACCGGCTTCCAGTACTTCGATCGGCAGGCGCTGGACTTCGGCAAGCCGCTGGCGGTGAAGGTCGGACCGGACC
The Roseateles amylovorans genome window above contains:
- a CDS encoding phage tail sheath C-terminal domain-containing protein — its product is MIATLSPTTRRLPGIRVDVAPPPAVEALPRMDVAVFVGFASTGPLHLPVAIESVAQYAAVFGPDAPLAWDAQRGERITAYLGPAVRAFFGNGGRRCWVQRVARSAALAAASGQDPEAPEVARANTFAMPGLLAIADNGTLAPACAATRCEGAWSDALRLSTAATVGGLAMDGFGPSTVPGAGPNRFSFRSRVMLGVGDLLQIGRRETTCAYAIVEAARVASETGGLQQVEVRVVAAFERVTAAAVSPPAIGLAEVAGFGPPVAATWLGAEAPAAAAAGPLDPPMTRLRFDAPMPTTLEVGHWVRFREGTTTLWQRLDGLQREPALVGSPVSLSSTLMKAESRGPAWRELGAGLPPALAGATQAQRIELALRIGVGAQMSRLSGVGLTPAHPSAFWTLRSDADFYRPRDDLPPAPAADLPRFPLAPLATPAPLAWLPLGVDALFGAPLAPLPQAAGPLERDGLSRFDASLFLDPELADDGAAALVAHADDIRLMRAQPRPLFGLHAALSIGAGGLFNEASLLALPDAVHLGWSPRRDAAPAPSTPVAAAQPISWTRHRGACADQAVLAAAAASRAASGTVATSAPQPSAETGPDFGTFLDCRTRRLNAPWLDGPDAPVPPGSYGLTWSDSEPGATYVLLEALAADFSDAREIYRGTAQAFSVLTDREGVLRYQVFAWLDDERSEGSNPVTVVVRGNDWVQHSPAVAESLHEADWLTIQRAALRLALAGGDLFVALAMPRHFRTAQALRHAARLRAVRQAPAAGDPQAFGFDEARALSYGALYFPWVQSQLRDVGDANQAVPSNANGMTGVRGGPSGLAGNSATVSGLIGASGGGGRMAAGELSARTVPPDGVALGVMAARSSERGAWIAPANQALQDVVALTPPVPGADRQALQEAQVNLLRLDPRGFFALSADTLSLDTELRPINVRRLLTLLRRLALRRGMSWVFEPNGPALRRSVRRGFDTLMNDLFRRGAFAGATPSQSFRVVTDDTVNTAQDGDAGRLIVELRVAPALPMRFITVRLAQSGERLSVVEEL
- a CDS encoding LysM peptidoglycan-binding domain-containing protein, which produces MTALTRAKLIELDAGFKKEKPGGVRVEVQFNPETLKLTFANEIKQPEGGDQQAGNNGRQFVGAGTTKLALQLWFDVTAMEKNAVDDVRRLTTKVIHFMTPQNADEDPNKKVPPGVRFQWGTFLFDGMVESLEESLEFFSPDGKPLRASISLTLSQQKILEAQFKGAGRVPVRPGHAPPGHAPLKAALQGDSLQAIAGRLSKGDWQGIAAANGIEDPLRMAPGQLVNLQASVGGGSTGGASFGASLGASFGGGASVGNSSGGGGLNASLGGASATLSIG
- a CDS encoding phage tail protein: MSAVQPFTAFNFAVEINRGDEARPLVGAAFSECDGLEMTMEIKTLREGGANDRQIRLNGPASFGQLTLKRGMTPNFDLWHWFQDSVSNPRLRAEAEVVLYAADGQTVCASFQLSRCVPIKLKAPALNARDGQIAVEELQVAYETLRFNGEHP